The genomic segment TACTCCAGGAGTTGGATCAACAAGGGCATTTCTTGATTTTGTTATTCTATTGAAGAGGGTGGATTTACCGACATTAGGTCGACCAACCAAAGCAACAATAGGACATGAACTATTTGACATATTTTCCTTTTGCCTCTACGTTATTTCATGCGGATAAACGAAAGCAAGCCCTCCGCGAATGAAATACATCATGGCAAGCGCGTTTTCCCTTTCAAAAATTAGGGCTCTATTTACCCGATACAAAGCAATTTTGCACCAACTATACTTTGATCACAGAAAGTAATGCCGATCGGATAAAGAGCAATGCTTACCTCCGAGAAAAGCATCTTTCGTTTTTTTCAGAGCCTTTATCTATATAGACTTAGGCCCCTGCGAACTGTCTGTCTCAGCACCCTATAATTTTGGTAGTAAGGGGCTGAAAGTATTTTCTCCAAATTGAGCAGAGATGGTCTGATAAATTGGACAAAAAATGTCTTCTTTGCCACCGCTGACAACCAGGAAAAGGCCCCTATTATCTGTAGACTACGCTGACAGGCAAGGAGACTGTACTGCTTGGCAAAGTCCTCTCGGCTAATATCTATCTGCGCACCCAGAGCAGCAAGGTAGTCCTCCCAGAGCAGGGCACGAAAATCTTCGTCCAGATCAACATAGGGATCATAGAGAAGAGAGGCCAGATCATAGCCTAATGGGCCCCGGCGTCCTCCCTGAAAATCAATAATAGAGGGCCTACCGGCATGGATCATAATATTTCGCGACTGAAAATCGCGATGGAGAAAAAAGTCGGTGGAGTATAATGAAACAGCATCAGCAAGGGAGGAGAACTCCTCTGCAAGACCAATGGGCACCTCCTGACCGAGCAGACCCTGCCAAAATGCCCGCAAAAAATAACCGGACTCTCGCTCCAGCATCAGGCTCCTGTCATAGCAGGGACTATCCCAACACCAACTGCTGTCAATGCCTCGTGCCCTACAGTTCATGCCGGCAAGGGCACGAACAAGCTGGCGATAAAGCTGTCGTCCCTCTTCTGTATGGGCCACATCCTGCAGGCGAGTATTACCAAGGTCCTGAAAGAGCAAGCCTCCAGAAGCCTCATCCCAACCGTATATCGCGGGAACGGGAGTACCACAGGCCAGAAGATAACCTCCTATATGGTAGGCAGCACGAGATTCAGCCCTATCCTTTGCCTCCTCTCCAGCCGGCAAGACGGCAATGAGGGTCTCGCCACCACTGGCTAATCGATAAAAACGCCGTGAAGATCCATCTCCTGCCAGCTGATTCTCCTGCAAAGGGATAAAATCCTCTCTGCCAGCCTTCTGCAGTAACTCAGTCACCACAGCCCTATCTTTTTCTTGCATCAGATAACCTCTCCGCCAAGACTCATCTCAGATGTCACAATGGTATCCCTATAGGAACAGCCTTCCAGAAGTTCCGCCCCGGGCCAGACCACGGAACGGGCCAAGCGACAGGCTCCTTTTACCCGGACAGAGTCCGGCAAATAGGCCCAATCGGTCACCTCCACACCTTCAGGGGGCACCGAGCTTAATTGAACAGCAGGCAAAAGCTCGGCAAGCACCGGCACCCGAGAGGACAACAAACCCGCATGCAGATCGAGATAGTCGGCAAGAGTACCCATATCCGCCCAATAAGACTCATCCATTCGGTAGGATGAAATCCTCCCACCACCTGCCAAGAGCCTTTTGTAGCGATCTATAATACAGGAAAAGCTCTCCTCCTCTATATCCCTTAAAACCCAGGGATCGAGAACATGCAAACCAGAAAAAGCTGCATTTTTCAGTGACCCGGCACCAAAGCCCACCACCTCTTCTCCCAGCACCCCAACCCCGTTAAAACGAGGGCAATCATGCATGGCCATGGTTACGGGCAGGCACGCCCGTAAATGTGCATCATACAGGCTCCGATAGTCCAGGTTGTGATAGATATCACTGTTTGTCACCAGCAAAGGCGCATCGTCCAGACAGCTCAGGGCCCTGCGCAAACCACCGCCAGTGCCAAGAATCGTCTCCTCTTCCTGAATAATAAGGCCATCAATCCCCTGCACAGCCTGGACAATCTGCTCCCGCAGATGATGACAGTTGACAATAATTTTTCTAAATCCCGCATGCTGCAATCGCCTAATGGTCAAAATCAACAGGGGCGTATCCAAAATGGGAAAAAGAGGTTTAGGCCGTATTGCTGTAAAGGGTAGAAGACGAGTACCAAAACCCGCCGCCAAAATCATTGCCTGCATATCAACCTCTTCCTGAAACTTCAAGGACGCATGCCCCTGATAGGATACTAATCAATGAGCAGAGAGCCATCGCTATTTTCCACCACACCAACCACCACAATACCAGCGGCATCAGCCGCGGCCACCATGGCCTCACGATCAAAGAGCAGGGATTGCCCCGCCTCTACGGCGAGGACAGCACCCTTAACCGAGGCAAGACTCTGAATGGTCTGAATACCCGTGGCCGGCAGATCAAAACGGAAATCCTGTCCGGGCTTTCGCACCTTAACAACCACCGCCTTTTCACGGGCAAGCTCACCACCACGCTTTATGGCCGCATCGGTACCCTCAATGGCCTCAACCGCCACCACCGAGCAATCACGAACAACAACGGTCTGACCAATATCCATGGCCCCGATGGCCCTAGCGTTTTTCCAGCCAAACTCAACGTCCTTACGCTGATCCTTGCTGAGACTTTTAGCCGTCAAGGTCCCTCTCGGAAAGAGCAGTTCCTGCAGATAAATCGTCGACTCTAGCACCTTAACCCCATCTTTTTCGAGGGCACCAGCAACGGCACGGAGAATAGCATCATCCTGCTTTATATCAATCTTATTCCATAGGGTCAGAGCCCTAACATCGGGCATGATATCGTGAAATATCCGTGTCTTGGTGATGGTGCCGACAAAGACTGTTTCACCAACCCCCTCCTTTTTGAAAAAGGAGAGGATTTTTCCCAACTGGCCAAGTTTTACCCAACAACAACTATCTGCGGCCTTAGCAACTTCTGGATCCGTTTCGCTACGATGGGCAACAACTGCCACACTACGCCCGGCCCGACGAGCCGCCTCTATAAAGAGTAGAGGGAACTGGCCACCACCTGCGATAATACCTATTTTTTCCGGAATAATTTGTCTTTTAAAACCAAACATAGTTATGAGAAGATCCCCTGTAGCTATTCAGTATCCGTAGTCTGCTTAACAACACCACGTTTTGATTCTCTAAAAAATGTCACCAGCTTCTCCACTTCAAGATTGTGGGGATACTGCTCATGGGCAAGATTAATGGCATCTTTCATCAGCAGATTAGGCGAGCGAAAGATGAGACGAAAAGCCTCCTTAATCTCGTTGATAGTCTCACGACTAAAACCATTTCGTTTCAGGCCAATCTTATTTATACCAGAAATACGGGTATTGCCCCGGGTACCGGAGACAATAATATAGGGCGGCACATCAAGGCTAAGCCCAGAAAGGCCGCCGACATAGCTATACTCACCAATACGACAAAACTGATGAATA from the Desulfotalea psychrophila LSv54 genome contains:
- a CDS encoding LpxI family protein, which translates into the protein MFGFKRQIIPEKIGIIAGGGQFPLLFIEAARRAGRSVAVVAHRSETDPEVAKAADSCCWVKLGQLGKILSFFKKEGVGETVFVGTITKTRIFHDIMPDVRALTLWNKIDIKQDDAILRAVAGALEKDGVKVLESTIYLQELLFPRGTLTAKSLSKDQRKDVEFGWKNARAIGAMDIGQTVVVRDCSVVAVEAIEGTDAAIKRGGELAREKAVVVKVRKPGQDFRFDLPATGIQTIQSLASVKGAVLAVEAGQSLLFDREAMVAAADAAGIVVVGVVENSDGSLLID
- a CDS encoding nucleotidyltransferase family protein encodes the protein MKFQEEVDMQAMILAAGFGTRLLPFTAIRPKPLFPILDTPLLILTIRRLQHAGFRKIIVNCHHLREQIVQAVQGIDGLIIQEEETILGTGGGLRRALSCLDDAPLLVTNSDIYHNLDYRSLYDAHLRACLPVTMAMHDCPRFNGVGVLGEEVVGFGAGSLKNAAFSGLHVLDPWVLRDIEEESFSCIIDRYKRLLAGGGRISSYRMDESYWADMGTLADYLDLHAGLLSSRVPVLAELLPAVQLSSVPPEGVEVTDWAYLPDSVRVKGACRLARSVVWPGAELLEGCSYRDTIVTSEMSLGGEVI
- a CDS encoding aminoglycoside phosphotransferase family protein, which translates into the protein MQEKDRAVVTELLQKAGREDFIPLQENQLAGDGSSRRFYRLASGGETLIAVLPAGEEAKDRAESRAAYHIGGYLLACGTPVPAIYGWDEASGGLLFQDLGNTRLQDVAHTEEGRQLYRQLVRALAGMNCRARGIDSSWCWDSPCYDRSLMLERESGYFLRAFWQGLLGQEVPIGLAEEFSSLADAVSLYSTDFFLHRDFQSRNIMIHAGRPSIIDFQGGRRGPLGYDLASLLYDPYVDLDEDFRALLWEDYLAALGAQIDISREDFAKQYSLLACQRSLQIIGAFSWLSAVAKKTFFVQFIRPSLLNLEKILSAPYYQNYRVLRQTVRRGLSLYR